CAGTTTCAATTAGGTGCCAATACCTTTTGGATTTTAGTAGGTTTTCCATAAGCATGCTCCAATGGTCATAGTGACAATAGAAAACTGGAATAACTGGTTGCATAAAATGCTTATCCTCACTCATCTTCACCAGAAATcattaggaaaaaaaactacattttttaTTCTCAGCagttttagaaaaagaaaactggATCGGGTTCCTCGCGGGAAAAAATTTTCCgtgtgtttttttaatatatttattttaaacaattttatttattatcaaccaaataaaattatatatattaaatgagttatttccaatgattttttcaatcaaagaaaatagtataaaaattcattataaaataatactattatatatgtaaaaatataatttaatcttatattttctaaaagttaaaatttaaatattacaatatcaTAGTCAAAACTTTCCATTTAAATACTATAAACATTTATGGCTTAGATTAGAAAGTCttaaatgttaaaacaatttagaaatGTATTAAAATACGAAAAggttgaaataaaaattaaaaaataactaactttttataccacattttttaaaaaaaggtatataaataaaataataataataatagttatcattGTAAACTTATATTCTGTTTTATGTAAACAGAATAtgagtaaataataataataataattaataaataaataaataaataaattattatataaatataattatataatatattcatcGAGGTAGGGAATCGGGTCGGGGACGGGGAATATAATCCTCATCCCCATTTAGCCATCAAGAAAAAAAGTTATTTCCTTTCCCTTCTCCATTCTCCATCTACTTGGGAATTCTCCGTCCGGTAGGTAAATGGATATCTCtagtaaaattttgttatatttataaatattttaattcattttaccAAACGACCAGGTAAAATCCTTTTTAAGTTAATAAGATATGTTTAAATTGCTTTAAACCCTTTTAAatcttcaaattcaattaatatAGCAATTTTTGTTTAGCGCGTGAAATCGACGACGTTTGTCACTCGAATGCCTGATAAAACCCTTCTCTAATTCTTTGAGGTCCATTTCATTACAGTTCCTCAAGCTTCACTCAGAACGAGGAGGTCTCCAATGGCGTCCTTAAAGACAGTCTCTCGGTTATCATCTCGCTTGCAATCCCTCGCTCCAAAGTTCAACAAAAGATCTTCATATTCTGAGCTATCTCCATTCAAATCCCCTTGTCAATCTCAGCCCTCCACAGCTTCTACATCGCGTCTACCTTGCACCTCGCGGTGAGACTTGTCTCTTTCCTCCAATGTCAATCTCATTCATCATTTCATCATATAATCATTAGTTACAGGAAGAAATTCGGTTCAGTTCTTTACTGTGGAATAGATTTTGATAATAGGTTACCAGTGGAGTTGAGTAGTCAGGGGTCACTGATGCCATTGCACAGCGCCATAGCCGCAGCAAGATTGATTTCAAGTCTGACCATTGAATCTCAAGGATGGGGTTTGGTTCCTCAGGGTATGTTTTGCTTAAGTTTCTTATTGCATCTGGTTCTAGTGAGTGCTGATGATTCTccattattgtttttattggaGGAATGTTGCTAAGGAAGTGTTCTGAATATCCGTTTGTTTGTTCACACTTCatagaattttctttttctctcaaattaatATCGgatgttttataaattttaggaTCTGATCATAGTTGGGTCTAGTTAAATGCAAATATCTTGCAGAATTCCAGTACGATTGAATTAATAGGCCTGTTGTTATTTGGATATTTAGTGATTGTTGCTGCATGCCTGTACTACTAGAATCACTATCAGCTTTGAATTGTGACTAGAGCCATATAGGTGAAAATGATAGATGGAAAACATCACTTTGATTGGTGTATGAAAGAAGCGAGCCGAGTGATGCAATCAATTTTAGTATTTGAACCGAGTTTAATATAACTGATCATATATTAGAAGTAACTATAGTTGATCTCGCAATTATAGCATTAATCTAGGTTTTAAACAACTTAACTGTGGTAGATTACTTTTATGTGTCGACTCTTCTAATTTATCACCAAGCTTCAAAGTAGTCTCAAGTGATATAGTTTTCAACTAGTTGATGATAGAGAATTTTTCTGTTATTCAATTATGAACCCTTCAAAAAATTTGTGATGCATATCTCAATAGTAGTGTCATCATATCATTTCTATTCTATCTATTATTGTCACTGTCTGAAATGTGATTGTGCAACCCATACTAACTTATGCACATCTCAGTTATTTTCAATGGAATATCAGTTGATCCTACAATCCATAGAACTGCATCTCTTAGTTAGAACTCATGGATCGTGACTTAGTCAGCTTTTG
This DNA window, taken from Benincasa hispida cultivar B227 chromosome 6, ASM972705v1, whole genome shotgun sequence, encodes the following:
- the LOC120079520 gene encoding uncharacterized protein LOC120079520, with translation MASLKTVSRLSSRLQSLAPKFNKRSSYSELSPFKSPCQSQPSTASTSRLPCTSRLPVELSSQGSLMPLHSAIAAARLISSLTIESQGWGLVPQGISMPL